From one Tissierellales bacterium genomic stretch:
- a CDS encoding 6,7-dimethyl-8-ribityllumazine synthase: MNVYEGNLIASEGKYAIIVGRFNEFIGGKLLDGAIDALKRHGVDENDISLIWVPGAFE, translated from the coding sequence ATGAACGTATACGAAGGAAATTTAATAGCAAGTGAAGGAAAGTATGCCATTATAGTTGGAAGATTCAATGAATTTATCGGAGGAAAATTACTAGATGGAGCAATAGATGCATTAAAGAGACATGGTGTAGATGAAAATGATATTTCATTGATTTGGGTGCCTGGAGCATTTGAA